In Methanosphaera sp. ISO3-F5, a genomic segment contains:
- a CDS encoding ATP-binding protein — protein MVKRLQYMDKLSKLMNTDDVKIITGVRRSGKTHLIKSFMDELKRSNVPDENIIYISLETGKYRHIQKDTQLDEVIYDLVKNNKGKIYMFFDEIHRVNNWEEAINSYRVDFDSDIYVTGSYARVLGGINRTVLSGRYVTVKIHPFSYKEYLDYYKEKGLTIDITTELKLFEEYLIYGGLPGHLKYEGGDEKDDYLLDVYNSIMLNDIFDLEKITSTDLYRKLIEYVVINIGNLFSVNSIKKYLKSEGRNSHPDTIMNYILYATNAYLLYQVKRESIKKKEVLKTLEKYYVVDIGFYNLLISDEFRDRGFILENIVFLELLRRGYEITVGNIAHNEVDFVCKKRRNKIYVQVSESLLDVKTREREFKSLELIQDNYPKYILTMDGYDYSRNGIKHMNILDFLKDENI, from the coding sequence ATGGTTAAACGTTTGCAATATATGGATAAATTAAGTAAATTAATGAATACTGATGATGTAAAAATAATCACCGGTGTTCGCCGATCAGGAAAAACACATTTAATTAAGTCGTTTATGGATGAATTGAAAAGAAGTAATGTTCCTGATGAAAACATTATATATATTTCACTTGAAACAGGAAAGTATAGGCATATTCAGAAGGATACTCAGCTGGATGAGGTAATTTATGATTTAGTAAAGAATAATAAAGGTAAAATATACATGTTTTTTGATGAAATACATAGAGTTAATAACTGGGAGGAAGCTATTAATTCATATCGTGTGGATTTTGACTCAGACATATATGTCACGGGGTCTTATGCTAGAGTGCTTGGAGGAATCAATAGAACTGTATTATCTGGTAGATATGTAACTGTAAAAATACATCCGTTTTCATACAAGGAATACCTTGACTACTATAAAGAAAAAGGATTAACTATTGATATAACAACTGAATTAAAACTATTTGAGGAGTATTTAATTTATGGTGGATTGCCGGGTCATCTGAAATATGAGGGTGGTGATGAAAAAGATGATTACCTGTTGGATGTTTATAATTCCATAATGTTAAATGATATTTTTGATTTAGAGAAGATAACCTCAACAGATTTGTATCGTAAACTAATTGAGTATGTGGTAATTAATATTGGGAACTTGTTTTCTGTAAATTCCATAAAAAAATATTTAAAATCTGAGGGTCGTAATTCTCACCCTGATACTATAATGAATTATATTTTATATGCAACTAATGCTTATTTGTTATATCAAGTTAAACGTGAAAGCATTAAGAAGAAAGAAGTACTTAAAACACTTGAAAAATATTATGTAGTTGATATAGGATTTTATAATTTATTAATTAGTGATGAATTTAGGGATAGAGGTTTTATACTGGAAAACATAGTCTTTCTTGAGTTACTTAGGCGAGGATATGAAATAACTGTTGGAAACATTGCTCATAATGAAGTTGATTTTGTATGTAAAAAAAGAAGAAATAAAATTTATGTTCAAGTTTCTGAGTCATTGCTTGATGTAAAAACAAGAGAACGGGAATTTAAATCATTAGAATTGATACAGGATAATTATCCGAAGTATATTTTAACAATGGATGGATATGATTATTCACGAAATGGTATAAAACATATGAATATACTTGATTTTCTCAAAGATGAAAATATATAA
- a CDS encoding NAD(P)-dependent alcohol dehydrogenase — MSKFTGFAMKKLNEVGWVEKEKPECGRRDAIIKPLALSPCTSDIHTVWEGAIGDRKDMILGHEAVGIIEEVGPDVKDFKVGDEVIVPAITPDWEDEAAQRGFPSQTTGALGGWKFSNFKDGVFGEVFHVNLADANLAKLPENVKPETAVMLSDMFSTGMMGSENAKIKLGSTVAVIGIGPVGLCSVAGARNLGAGRIFAVGTRPNCVKVAKEYGATDIVNYKEGPIDEQIMEATDNEGVDAVIIAGGNMETWKQAVKMAKAGSVISNVNYLSGADIVPLPREAWGCGMANIDIATGLCPGGRVRMERLASLIEYGRINPDSLITHKFKGFDKVEDALMLMKDKPKDLIKPVVLCD, encoded by the coding sequence ATGTCAAAATTCACAGGATTCGCAATGAAAAAACTAAACGAAGTTGGATGGGTAGAAAAAGAAAAACCAGAATGTGGTAGACGAGATGCGATAATTAAACCATTAGCATTATCTCCATGTACCTCAGATATACATACAGTATGGGAAGGAGCAATAGGTGACAGAAAAGACATGATTCTAGGACATGAAGCAGTAGGAATCATAGAAGAAGTAGGACCAGACGTAAAAGATTTCAAAGTAGGGGATGAAGTAATAGTTCCAGCAATAACACCAGACTGGGAAGATGAAGCAGCACAAAGAGGATTCCCATCACAAACCACAGGAGCATTAGGTGGATGGAAATTTTCAAACTTCAAAGATGGAGTATTCGGAGAAGTATTCCATGTAAACTTAGCAGATGCAAACTTAGCAAAATTACCTGAAAATGTAAAACCAGAAACAGCAGTAATGCTCTCAGACATGTTCTCAACAGGAATGATGGGATCAGAAAATGCAAAAATAAAACTAGGATCAACAGTGGCAGTAATTGGAATAGGTCCTGTAGGATTATGTTCAGTAGCCGGAGCAAGAAACCTAGGTGCAGGTAGAATATTTGCAGTAGGAACAAGACCAAACTGTGTAAAAGTAGCAAAAGAATACGGAGCAACAGATATTGTAAATTATAAAGAAGGCCCAATAGATGAACAAATAATGGAAGCAACAGATAATGAAGGTGTGGATGCAGTAATTATTGCTGGAGGAAACATGGAAACATGGAAACAAGCAGTAAAAATGGCAAAAGCAGGATCAGTAATATCAAATGTAAACTATCTCAGTGGAGCAGACATAGTTCCATTACCACGTGAAGCATGGGGTTGTGGAATGGCAAATATAGATATAGCAACAGGATTATGTCCTGGTGGAAGAGTAAGAATGGAACGTCTAGCAAGCCTTATAGAATATGGTAGAATAAACCCTGACTCACTCATAACACACAAATTCAAAGGATTTGATAAAGTAGAAGATGCTTTAATGTTAATGAAAGATAAACCAAAAGACTTAATTAAACCAGTTGTTTTATGTGATTAA
- a CDS encoding bile acid:sodium symporter family protein, with protein sequence MKRIFKFIENNFFVIVILFVAITLLYPNIFSWVLGKVHGINIMNLLLSIILFGMGTTLKFENFTEVFKKPKEIGVGLIAQYMIMPLLALTLAYIFKLDTALTAGLILVGTVPGGTASDVITFLAKGDLALSVSLTAISTVISPLLTPLITVLLIGNHIHFNPIEMFISIVQIVLIPIILGLLVNYKFPDFTENLKDYLPAVSSIVICLIIGGVLGANINSIYTASWIILVVIILQYFIGVALGFVVGYLSGMKMKQITTVAIELGFQNSGLSTSLAKTHFPNYPIATVPGALYSVWQNLAGSILAYLFRKYLNKEE encoded by the coding sequence ATGAAAAGAATTTTTAAATTTATTGAAAACAACTTTTTTGTAATTGTAATACTTTTTGTAGCCATCACTTTATTATATCCAAATATCTTCTCATGGGTATTAGGTAAAGTTCATGGAATAAATATAATGAACTTACTTTTAAGTATTATACTATTTGGTATGGGTACAACCCTAAAATTTGAAAATTTCACAGAAGTTTTCAAAAAACCAAAAGAGATAGGAGTCGGATTAATAGCACAGTATATGATAATGCCCCTATTAGCGTTGACACTTGCTTACATATTTAAATTAGATACTGCTTTAACTGCAGGATTAATCCTTGTAGGCACAGTACCTGGTGGAACAGCATCTGATGTTATCACATTTCTTGCTAAAGGAGACTTAGCATTAAGTGTGTCTTTAACAGCAATATCAACTGTAATATCCCCATTATTAACACCTTTAATCACAGTGCTACTAATCGGAAATCACATACATTTTAATCCAATTGAGATGTTCATTTCAATAGTTCAAATTGTACTCATCCCTATAATCTTAGGTTTACTGGTTAATTACAAATTCCCAGACTTTACTGAAAATTTAAAAGATTATTTGCCTGCAGTATCTTCAATTGTGATATGTTTAATAATTGGAGGAGTTTTGGGTGCGAATATTAACTCAATTTATACTGCTTCATGGATAATATTAGTAGTTATCATATTACAATATTTTATAGGTGTAGCATTGGGTTTTGTTGTGGGTTATTTATCAGGAATGAAAATGAAACAAATTACAACTGTTGCAATTGAATTAGGATTCCAAAATTCTGGTTTATCAACAAGTCTGGCAAAAACACATTTTCCTAATTACCCTATTGCAACCGTTCCTGGTGCTTTATATTCTGTTTGGCAAAATCTTGCAGGATCAATACTTGCATACTTATTCAGGAAATATTTGAATAAAGAAGAATAA
- a CDS encoding acyltransferase — MIMMERIIYADYLRVIGIICVIGIHLSLSYVNFHHAFTNMWFQGILSSAITRAGVLLFIMVSGMLLLDREEPLSKVPQRLKRVLIPFYFWLFYYFMKDVLLDHQLVNVNSTNTFFIELINVLSDPTKISIEFWYIYMIVAFYLMLPLLYQMIKHVSEKEIEYFLVIWFIVLLLNFFKHKIYILNYMNLFTGPLGYFILGYYLHKKDSKYTKSKKFGLTLFLLGILILILSFYIPALIAGQTDTSYILVGNIEPGSCLKMMGLFIIFKNINFKKVFGKYSDKINSYILKFAGYTYGIYLIVNIPLDFIKDHGWFNLEISPFINIPLLITISIIISIIILYVMNKIPILKKVTGMKN; from the coding sequence ATGATAATGATGGAACGAATTATATACGCTGATTATTTAAGAGTAATTGGGATAATATGTGTTATTGGAATTCACTTATCTTTATCCTATGTAAATTTCCACCACGCTTTTACAAACATGTGGTTTCAAGGAATACTTTCTTCTGCAATAACAAGAGCTGGAGTATTATTATTCATAATGGTATCAGGAATGCTGCTGCTAGATAGAGAAGAACCATTAAGTAAAGTACCTCAACGATTAAAACGAGTACTGATACCCTTTTATTTCTGGTTATTTTACTATTTTATGAAAGATGTGTTACTTGATCACCAATTAGTTAATGTGAATTCAACAAACACATTTTTTATAGAATTAATTAATGTATTATCTGATCCTACGAAGATATCTATAGAATTTTGGTATATTTATATGATTGTGGCCTTTTATTTAATGTTACCATTATTATATCAGATGATAAAACATGTTTCAGAAAAAGAAATAGAATATTTCCTAGTTATATGGTTTATAGTATTATTATTAAATTTCTTCAAACATAAAATATACATCTTAAATTATATGAATTTATTCACAGGACCTCTGGGTTACTTCATACTAGGATACTATTTGCATAAAAAAGATTCGAAGTATACTAAAAGTAAAAAATTTGGATTAACCCTATTCCTATTAGGAATATTGATACTGATATTAAGTTTTTATATTCCTGCTTTAATAGCCGGCCAAACAGATACTAGTTATATCTTAGTAGGGAATATAGAACCAGGTTCATGTTTAAAAATGATGGGATTATTCATAATATTTAAAAATATAAATTTTAAAAAAGTATTTGGCAAATATTCTGATAAAATTAATTCATATATACTTAAATTTGCAGGATATACTTATGGAATATATTTAATAGTTAACATACCTTTAGATTTTATAAAAGACCATGGCTGGTTTAACTTAGAAATTAGCCCTTTTATCAACATTCCCCTATTAATAACTATTTCAATAATTATTTCGATAATAATATTATATGTGATGAATAAAATACCAATATTAAAGAAAGTTACTGGTATGAAAAATTAA
- a CDS encoding transposase → MLLGLNFDNSNPYTSLLEEIFNIIDSRRIQQIIASNGIKPLNKFNFTLKVIFISQFFNLKVSYIIDEINRKPEVKSFFNVKTVLSVSQVTELIGRFSAQTIEKTINTILRYLNRNNRVQSHTYLLDATPLDVDYNFDSKKISKKNLENKDPKWGHGTSIGFYIGFKGTFVLDYNTMMPVLFIIHPGSPHDSQIFPEILEQMKKHHLLHHNDKILADRGYYSYENYEIGLKKYHIQPLILTKSNFNIEKLNNALTCPLEYFRQNKKDKENKSKFIKLANSFCKNIIKRKRIKYVRSHIEDFFKFLKEGLNLKHFHKYTTESVKKTTLLTVLLASLIINQGYTTKTDLQMLSEGRII, encoded by the coding sequence ATGTTATTAGGTTTAAATTTCGATAATTCCAACCCATATACTAGTTTGTTAGAAGAAATATTTAATATTATTGATTCTAGAAGAATCCAACAAATAATAGCTTCAAATGGTATAAAACCATTGAATAAGTTTAATTTTACTTTAAAAGTTATATTTATTAGTCAATTTTTTAATTTAAAGGTTTCATACATCATTGATGAGATAAATAGGAAACCAGAAGTTAAATCTTTTTTTAATGTTAAAACTGTGTTATCAGTTTCTCAGGTTACAGAACTGATTGGACGTTTTTCTGCCCAAACAATAGAAAAAACTATCAATACAATACTCAGATATCTTAATAGAAATAATAGAGTTCAATCACATACTTATTTACTTGATGCAACTCCATTGGATGTTGATTATAATTTTGATAGTAAGAAGATTTCCAAGAAAAATCTTGAAAATAAAGATCCAAAATGGGGTCATGGAACAAGTATTGGCTTCTATATAGGCTTTAAAGGAACTTTTGTACTGGATTACAATACTATGATGCCTGTTTTATTCATAATACACCCAGGTTCACCCCACGACAGTCAAATATTCCCAGAAATACTAGAACAAATGAAAAAACACCACTTATTACACCACAATGATAAAATACTAGCTGATAGAGGATATTATAGTTATGAAAACTATGAAATAGGCTTAAAAAAATACCACATACAACCATTAATCCTCACTAAATCTAATTTCAACATAGAAAAACTAAACAACGCATTAACCTGTCCATTAGAATATTTCAGACAAAACAAAAAAGATAAAGAAAATAAAAGTAAATTCATAAAATTAGCAAACTCATTTTGTAAAAACATAATCAAAAGAAAAAGAATTAAATATGTAAGAAGCCATATCGAAGACTTTTTTAAATTCCTTAAAGAAGGACTAAATTTAAAACATTTCCACAAATATACAACAGAATCTGTTAAAAAAACAACATTACTAACTGTATTATTAGCATCCTTAATAATTAATCAAGGATACACAACAAAAACAGACTTACAAATGCTTTCTGAAGGACGAATAATCTAG
- a CDS encoding alpha/beta hydrolase has protein sequence MKTELNITEKWDKVFPQNENVNHEKITFTNRYGITLVADKFEPKEHEGKLPAIAISGPFGAVKEQSSGLYAQILAEKGFLTIAFDPSFTGESGGNPRYMASPDINTEDFQAAVDYLSNDDNVDSERIGILGICGWGGMALNAACIDTRIKATVTSTMYNMSRINANGYFDEGDNADTRYEAKVALNNQRTEDFKNGEYIRAGGVIDPVPEDAPQFVKDYHTYYKTERGYHPRSLNSNEGWNVIGTMSFMNQPIINYSDEIKSAVLMIHGEKAHSCYFSKDEYDKLQGDNKELLIIPDAVHIDLYDNLEVIPFDKITEFYNKYL, from the coding sequence ATGAAAACAGAACTAAATATTACAGAAAAATGGGATAAAGTTTTTCCGCAAAATGAAAATGTAAATCATGAAAAAATAACATTCACCAACCGTTATGGTATCACACTTGTAGCTGATAAATTTGAACCAAAAGAACATGAAGGTAAACTTCCAGCTATTGCAATAAGTGGGCCATTTGGAGCTGTAAAAGAACAAAGTTCCGGATTATATGCACAAATACTTGCAGAAAAAGGTTTCTTAACAATAGCATTTGATCCCTCATTTACTGGTGAAAGTGGAGGAAATCCTCGTTATATGGCTTCCCCTGATATTAACACCGAAGATTTCCAGGCAGCAGTAGATTATTTATCCAATGACGATAATGTAGATTCTGAAAGAATAGGAATTTTAGGAATATGCGGATGGGGAGGAATGGCATTAAATGCTGCATGCATAGATACAAGAATTAAAGCAACAGTAACTAGTACAATGTATAATATGAGTAGAATAAATGCGAATGGATACTTTGATGAGGGAGATAATGCTGATACAAGATATGAAGCAAAAGTAGCTTTAAATAATCAAAGAACTGAAGATTTTAAAAATGGGGAATATATACGAGCAGGTGGCGTTATAGATCCCGTTCCTGAGGATGCTCCACAATTTGTTAAAGATTATCATACATATTATAAAACAGAACGAGGATATCATCCAAGAAGTTTAAACAGTAATGAAGGATGGAATGTTATAGGAACAATGTCCTTTATGAACCAGCCCATTATAAATTATAGTGATGAAATAAAATCAGCTGTTCTTATGATACATGGAGAAAAAGCACATTCATGTTATTTCTCTAAAGATGAATATGATAAACTTCAAGGAGATAATAAAGAATTATTGATTATACCTGATGCAGTACATATTGATTTATATGATAATTTAGAGGTAATACCTTTTGATAAAATAACTGAATTCTATAATAAATATTTATAA
- a CDS encoding flavodoxin family protein, translating to MNITILTGSYNLNGTSNTLVDEFIKGAQEKGHNIKRFDTAHLNINACTGCNHCGMDGDCIFNDDMTEILNSIEDSDVLVFATPVYYFAMTAPLKATLDRFYSRTMRISSKRLKTILITTCWNSDDSTVNPVKGHYEKMVDYMHYDNLGMILGKGCGTVNMMPKYYYEEAFNLGKNI from the coding sequence TTGAATATAACAATTTTAACCGGAAGTTATAATTTAAATGGTACGTCAAATACATTAGTTGATGAATTTATTAAAGGAGCTCAAGAAAAAGGACATAATATTAAACGTTTTGATACCGCTCATCTTAATATTAATGCATGCACTGGTTGTAATCATTGCGGAATGGATGGTGACTGTATTTTTAATGATGATATGACAGAAATATTAAATTCAATAGAAGATAGTGATGTACTTGTCTTTGCAACACCTGTTTATTATTTTGCAATGACTGCCCCTCTTAAAGCTACACTAGATAGATTCTATTCAAGAACTATGAGAATTAGCTCAAAAAGATTAAAAACCATACTAATCACAACCTGTTGGAATAGTGATGACAGCACAGTTAATCCTGTTAAAGGGCATTATGAGAAAATGGTTGATTATATGCATTATGATAATTTAGGTATGATTCTAGGTAAAGGTTGTGGAACTGTTAATATGATGCCTAAATATTATTATGAAGAAGCCTTTAATTTAGGAAAAAACATATGA
- a CDS encoding 4Fe-4S binding protein — MAVTIDENICNGVNECLENGICIQSCPTNAIDNKEGRPSVKYFSCVDCGICVDKCPNKAIIAARRS; from the coding sequence ATGGCTGTAACGATAGATGAAAATATATGTAATGGAGTAAACGAATGTCTTGAGAATGGAATATGTATTCAAAGTTGTCCAACAAATGCAATAGATAATAAAGAAGGAAGACCCTCTGTTAAATATTTCTCATGCGTAGATTGTGGAATATGTGTAGATAAATGTCCTAACAAAGCAATTATAGCAGCAAGAAGAAGTTAA
- the dmpI gene encoding 4-oxalocrotonate tautomerase DmpI encodes MPVVTIDGPANATKEAKKAIIEKVSKIVADAYEMPIESITVLIRGNQPDNIGVGGEQLSSKH; translated from the coding sequence ATGCCAGTTGTAACAATAGATGGGCCAGCAAATGCTACTAAAGAAGCAAAAAAAGCAATAATAGAAAAAGTATCAAAAATTGTTGCTGATGCATATGAAATGCCAATAGAATCAATAACAGTACTTATAAGAGGAAATCAACCGGATAATATAGGTGTTGGAGGAGAACAATTATCTTCAAAACATTAG
- a CDS encoding tautomerase family protein yields the protein MPLITVEASKKLSKETKKTMIEDASKVVAEEFGVPIQAITMMIYENSPENIGVGGKPVSKE from the coding sequence ATGCCTTTAATAACTGTTGAAGCATCAAAAAAATTAAGCAAAGAAACAAAGAAAACAATGATTGAAGATGCATCAAAAGTAGTTGCTGAAGAATTTGGAGTACCCATACAGGCAATTACTATGATGATTTATGAAAATAGTCCTGAAAATATAGGAGTGGGTGGAAAACCTGTATCAAAAGAATAG
- a CDS encoding exopolyphosphatase, translating into MLYAIIDIGSSIIKYKIYEYDSNTIEPVIIHDKTTGLISYRKNNKLTPEGIEVLLDTLKEFKKYSDKLHVNKSYYVATASLRNITNSQEVIDIVKRELNIDINILSGEEEAEQSFKSIRWIELVSNDGILVDMGGGSSEITIFKNKTEIIEQKSIPIGVLTIFNEYVSLLYPTKKEQKIIIEEIIKRINSLDIPEYSEEYLYGIGKTCVTIKKLLEHLKVKNDKGNVLTIEQVDQVLRKLSSNTKENFKPALLVDSERVHTVIPSLLIIKALAIRFNIKKICVCDVTLQDGIIFDVIENK; encoded by the coding sequence ATGTTATATGCAATAATAGATATTGGTTCAAGTATTATTAAATATAAAATATATGAATATGACAGTAATACAATAGAACCTGTAATAATACATGATAAAACAACAGGGCTAATTTCTTACAGAAAAAATAATAAACTAACTCCTGAAGGAATTGAAGTTTTACTAGATACATTAAAAGAGTTTAAAAAATATTCTGATAAATTACATGTCAATAAATCATATTATGTTGCAACTGCTAGTCTAAGAAACATAACAAATAGTCAAGAAGTTATAGACATTGTTAAACGCGAATTAAACATAGATATTAATATTTTAAGTGGCGAAGAAGAAGCAGAACAAAGTTTTAAATCTATAAGATGGATTGAATTAGTATCAAATGATGGAATTCTTGTAGATATGGGTGGAGGAAGCAGTGAAATAACAATTTTTAAAAATAAGACCGAAATAATAGAACAAAAAAGTATACCTATAGGTGTACTGACCATTTTTAATGAATATGTTAGTTTATTATATCCTACCAAAAAAGAACAGAAAATTATAATAGAAGAAATAATTAAAAGGATAAATTCGTTAGATATACCAGAATATTCTGAAGAATACTTGTATGGTATTGGAAAAACTTGTGTAACAATAAAAAAATTATTAGAACATTTAAAAGTTAAAAATGATAAAGGTAATGTTTTAACAATAGAACAAGTAGATCAAGTACTTAGAAAATTGTCATCCAATACTAAAGAAAATTTTAAACCAGCTTTACTTGTAGATTCTGAAAGAGTTCATACAGTTATACCTAGTTTATTAATTATAAAAGCATTAGCTATACGTTTTAATATTAAAAAAATATGTGTATGTGATGTTACATTACAAGATGGAATAATTTTTGATGTAATAGAAAACAAATAA
- a CDS encoding symporter small accessory protein, whose product MIEILGLSDPWILGGYLGCVAITIICVIYGAINWNKE is encoded by the coding sequence ATGATTGAAATATTAGGACTTAGTGATCCATGGATCCTTGGAGGATATCTGGGTTGTGTAGCAATTACAATAATTTGTGTAATCTACGGAGCAATTAATTGGAATAAGGAATAA